Proteins found in one Siniperca chuatsi isolate FFG_IHB_CAS linkage group LG22, ASM2008510v1, whole genome shotgun sequence genomic segment:
- the mrpl52 gene encoding 39S ribosomal protein L52, mitochondrial, protein MAAPVRTWCSVLRHSSRHFSTTCRVQAGEKWRKEHGLSRSGTEYGPLTDLPDWSFTDGRAAPPMKGQLRRKQEREVLARRIVMLNSEVDRGIEAWSEKQEEATRMEEHKKSLLLKPKGKLLMKKKSQS, encoded by the exons ATGGCGGCCCCCGTGAGGACATGGTGCTCAG TGTTGAGGCACTCCAGCAGGCATTTCAGCACAACATGTAGAGTTCAGGCtggagagaaatggaggaaaga ACATGGACTCTCCCGAAGCGGCACAGAATACGGCCCTCTGACAGATCTGCCTGATTGGTCGTTTACAG ATGGAAGAGCAGCACCTCCAATGAAGGGACAGCTGAGAAGAAAGCAAGAGAGGGAAGTTTTAGCA AGACGTATCGTGATGCTGAACTCGGAGGTGGACAGAGGGATAGAGGCGTGGAGTGAAAAACAGGAAGAGGCCACTAGAATGGAGGAGCACAAAAAGTCTCTTTTACTCAAACCGAAAGGGAAGCTGTTGATGAAGAAAAAATCTCAAAGTTAG
- the ajuba gene encoding LIM domain-containing protein ajuba encodes MDRPISKLLEKLKLTDSGSVKFNSSKKKHDSANNSNNSNANTGISGGSGGGSGLPPAPSPAAASPSRPGQFSLASVTTSDACVPASGRGGGGGGMGMPSSQLLTPPPSSSTVGAIPPDGEQPLHPSTLAPLRRRSPQQRASCYLGEGVDSHLRRESGLGPECDPLGAFGSKTSLNQRRYSLELQQLVRRQQLLSQPPPLSVPPPYPAATGYGSAPRGGLAEPGYLSESERHKRLSLQEALFYKRLSTGSELWESTRPASLSHPPHRTSDMTGGGVGGSFFYPPGPTLSPCSSFSLQESLVVSPRSSFASSTASGGGGGSPMESRCSSNRTSGISLGYDSRYSASGGLPPQQQSPSMQTGASVAGYGPPGRAGVTPVEAWTQYLDGGMRPGAHDSRHSYPPAVGSPGAACYQAGPEWWIEQQAGMRGKEGGMMGDRGRYSDLPGTRYQEELTRLLLRDAALEGDGLLEGLMLREQSLALTALSKPSTTTLGPCSAGGPVKPQEDPGREAVENRQEFFGTCVKCGKGVYGADNACQALDSLYHTRCFTCVSCGRTLRNKDFYNVSGSVYCKEDYMFSGFQAAAEKCSVCGHLILEQILQALGNSYHPSCFRCMVCSKALDGVPFTVDHHSNIYCVADYNKTFAPKCAACLQPILPTEGSEEILRVVSMNKDYHFECYHCEECGKQLSDKPGSQCFPLDSHLLCHSCHMSRVCTTHSIPPHNTH; translated from the exons ATGGACAGGCCGATAAGCAAGTTATTGGAGAAGTTAAAGCTAACGGACTCGGGCAGTGTGAAATTCAACAgttcaaagaaaaaacatgattcTGCCAACAACTCTAATAACAGCAACGCCAACACTGGCATCTCCGGAGGCAGCGGTGGGGGCAGCGGTCTGCCACCAGCTCCCAGCCCTGCAGCTGCCTCGCCCTCAAGACCCGGCCAGTTCTCGCTTGCCTCTGTAACCACAAGCGATGCATGTGTTCCAGCgagtgggagaggaggaggaggaggagggatgggaATGCCTTCCTCTCAGCTCCTCACCCCACCGCCGTCTTCCTCTACAGTGGGTGCCATACCTCCAGATGGTGAGCAACCACTTCACCCTTCCACCTTGGCACCACTGAGGCGTCGCTCCCCCCAGCAGCGAGCTTCCTGTTACCTGGGCGAAGGCGTGGATTCCCACCTGAGGCGTGAGTCTGGCCTGGGCCCTGAGTGTGACCCTCTGGGGGCGTTTGGCTCCAAGACGTCCCTCAATCAACGACGCTACTCCCTGGAGCTCCAGCAGCTGGTCAGGCGGCAGCAGCTCCTCTCCCAGCCTCCGCCTCTCTCTGTTCCACCGCCGTACCCTGCTGCCACAGGGTATGGGTCAGCTCCCAGAGGTGGCCTGGCAGAGCCTGGCTACCTCTCTGAGTCTGAGAGGCACAAACGCCTCTCTCTCCAGGAGGCTCTGTTTTACAAACGCCTGAGCACGGGCAGTGAACTGTGGGAGAGCACGAGGCCTGCATCCCTCTCTCATCCACCACATCGCACATCTGATATGACCGGAGGAGGTGTAGGAGGGAGCTTCTTTTATCCCCCAGGGCCAACCCTGAGTCCATGCTCGTCATTCAGCCTCCAGGAGTCGCTGGTGGTCAGCCCCAGGTCCAGCTTTGCCTCCAGCACGGCCAGTGGCGGCGGAGGAGGGAGTCCCATGGAGAGCCGCTGCAGCAGCAACCGGACCAGTGGTATCAGCCTGGGCTACGACTCTCGCTACTCCGCCTCTGGAGGCCTCCCTCCACAGCAGCAATCCCCCTCCATGCAGACAGGGGCTTCTGTGGCTGGTTATGGGCCTCCAGGCAGGGCCGGGGTAACCCCTGTGGAGGCCTGGACTCAATACCTGGATGGTGGGATGCGTCCAGGGGCCCATGATAGCCGACATTCCTACCCACCTGCTGTTGGAAGTCCAGGAGCAGCGTGCTACCAGGCTGGCCCAGAGTGGTGGATAGAGCAGCAGGCAGGAATGAGAGGCAAAGAGGGGGGTATGATGGGAGACAGGGGCCGATACTCAGATCTGCCTGGCACCCGGTACCAGGAAGAGCTCACCCGACTTCTACTGAGAGATGCAGCGCTGGAAGGTGATGGGCTCCTGGAGGGCCTGATGCTGAGGGAACAGTCTCTGGCCCTGACGGCTCTTTCCAAACCGAGCACGACAACACTGGGGCCTTGCTCAGCCGGAGGGCCGGTCAAACCTCAGGAGGATCCAGGGAGGGAGGCTGTGGAGAACCGCCAGGAGTTCTTTG GAACCTGTGTGAAGTGTGGGAAAGGTGTGTACGGGGCGGATAATGCCTGCCAGGCTCTGGATAGCCTCTATCACACACGCTGCTTCACCTGTGTGTCCTGTG GACGCACCCTGAGAAACAAGGACTTCTACAATGTCAGTGGCTCTGTGTACTGTAAAGAAGATTACATG TTTTCAGGATTCCAGGCTGCTGCTGAGAAGTGTAGTGTGTGTGGCCACCTTATTCTCGaacag ATCCTGCAGGCTCTTGGGAACTCGTACCATCCCAGCTGTTTCCGCTGCATGGTGTGCTCCAAGGCTCTGGATGGGGTGCCTTTCACCGTGGACCATCACAGCAACATCTACTGCGTGGCAGACTACAACAA GACTTTTGCCCCGAAGTGCGCTGCCTGTTTACAACCTATCTTACCTACTGAG GGCAGTGAAGAGATCCTCAGGGTCGTGTCTATGAACAAGGACTATCACTTTGAGTGCTACCACTGTGAG gAGTGTGGTAAGCAGCTCTCCGATAAGCCTGGCTCGCAGTGCTTCCCTCTGGACTCGCATCTCCTCTGCCACTCCTGTCACATGAGCAGAGTGTGCACCACACACAGCATTCCCcctcacaacacacactga